CCGCAAAGGGATCACCCCCTTTCCCGCACACACCGTCATCGATCTCATCACCAATACGCATAATTCACGCGACACCCAGCAGCGGTACAGATGGACCAGGGTACTCGGCGCATATGTCTACGACGAGCAAGGCGATGCCGTGCATACCTTTCTTTCGCCCGCGGTGATTCTTGCCACCGGCGGCGTGGGGAATCTCTACCTCCACACTTCCAACCCCCCCGGCGCGACCGGTGACGGGATAGCGATGGCGTCCCGTATCGGCGCGGAGATAGTGAACGCGGAGTATGTCCAGTTTCATCCGACTATTCTCTTTCACAGGGATGTAAAACGTTTTCTCATTTCGGAATCGCTGCGGGGGGAAGGCGCCAGGCTGAAAAACAGGAAAGGGGAGTTTTTTATGGCCAAATATGAGCCGGAGCTGAAAAGTCTCGCGCCCCGTGATGAGGTTTCACGTGCTATTTTCAGAGAAATGGAACTCGAAGGCTCCGATTATGTCTGGCTTGATACTCAATCGGTAAAAGACATTTCACTCGATAAGCGCTTTCCCGCGATATATTCCAGGTGCATGGAGGTGGGGATCGATATCGCGAGGGAATCGATTCCGGTTGTCCCCGCCGCCCATTATTTCTGCGGCGGGATCAAGGTCAATCTGTGGGGAAAGACGTCGATACCCGGGCTGTACGCGGTCGGGGAAACGGCCTGTACCGGTGTGCATGGCGCCAACCGTCTCGCGTCGGTATCTCTTCTGGAAGGGCTTTTTTTCGGAAAGCGGGCGGCGGAAGAAATCGTTAAAACAATCAGGGAGATACCCGTTAAACTCAAAAAGAGTATCCCCGACTGGGTTCATCCCAGGCCGGAGGAAGCATTCGACCCTATTCTCATCAATCAGGACATGCTCAACATCCAGAACACGATGTGGAATTATGCGGGAATTATCAGAAAACAGAAACGGCTCAACCGGGCATTGAGTGATCTGGATTATCTTAGTCACAGAATTGAAAAGTTTTACAAACAGGCAAAAATGACGCGGAAAATCATCGAACTGCGCAACAGCGTTCTCGCTTCGAGAATCATCGTCAGGTCGGCCCTTTCGAATTCTGCCTCCCGCGGCTGCCACTATGTCGAGAAATAAGAGGTATTTGCACTGTGCCCCGTCTATGATCTTTACGACATGACAGAAAATGAGATCAAACTGGTGGAGGAATATGAATGAAAAAATTTAAGGTACAATGGATTAAAGACACTCATTGAAAATCTGGGGCTGGTCGAGGCAGAGAGATTTATTGCGCTTATACAGCGTGAGCACTGTGACTACACCAAATGGAGGAAAAAACTCTGGAAAGATACATCCGTAAGGGATATAAGTAAGGATGCGATGCAATATCGGGAAGAAAATCAATAGTATCAAATCTTTTATATTGTCGCCCGCTTTCGTATCTCATCCGTCAATTAACTATTGAGCGTATATAAAACGATGTAATTTAAAAACGAGTACTTT
This DNA window, taken from Spirochaetales bacterium, encodes the following:
- the nadB gene encoding L-aspartate oxidase, yielding MGNSHEFDLIVIGCGISGLIAAITAAEQGCRVGLISKESSLFECNTFYAQGGIIATSPDDSSRLLGKDITVAGDNLNNREAVSLLAEKGPRLVEEFLVDRLGVDFSRDDSGNIDRTMEAAHSVRRIFHVKDTTGESIERAMLGDAVSRKGITPFPAHTVIDLITNTHNSRDTQQRYRWTRVLGAYVYDEQGDAVHTFLSPAVILATGGVGNLYLHTSNPPGATGDGIAMASRIGAEIVNAEYVQFHPTILFHRDVKRFLISESLRGEGARLKNRKGEFFMAKYEPELKSLAPRDEVSRAIFREMELEGSDYVWLDTQSVKDISLDKRFPAIYSRCMEVGIDIARESIPVVPAAHYFCGGIKVNLWGKTSIPGLYAVGETACTGVHGANRLASVSLLEGLFFGKRAAEEIVKTIREIPVKLKKSIPDWVHPRPEEAFDPILINQDMLNIQNTMWNYAGIIRKQKRLNRALSDLDYLSHRIEKFYKQAKMTRKIIELRNSVLASRIIVRSALSNSASRGCHYVEK